One stretch of Salmo trutta chromosome 7, fSalTru1.1, whole genome shotgun sequence DNA includes these proteins:
- the slc28a1 gene encoding sodium/nucleoside cotransporter 1 isoform X1, which produces MTEATGTALKVVSHVNGLGVVNEGFETQEDDITVSNRSSIKEERSKKGFGLYLSKVSKPLNATEDYFNAHAKTIKYIVLGLLGAGYVAYFITACVLDFERATALVVLTSLAVVAKAYDLVKTYHGDNITKCFIPAQRCFNNFRRWIIGVFVVAVLFLLVTWLVVDTSKRPEQLISFGGVCMFILVIFIFSAHRTEVAWKSVFWGLGLQFCIGLFVIRTEPGLTAFQWLGEHVQIFLNYTKDGSSFVFGPLVLDIFAFQALPIVIFFSSVMSVLYFLGIMQWLIIKIAWVMQITIGTSPTETLSVAGNIFVGQTEAPLLIRPYLMDMTKSEVHAVMVGGFATIAGSVMGAFISFGIDASSLISASVMAAPCALAISKLSYPETEESKFTSEQNIKVACGDEQNILEAASSGASTSICLVANIVVNLIAFLAILAFINASLGWLGGLVGFPSITFEIICSYVLMPVAFMMGIPFEESFIVAELIGTKLFLNEFLAYKKLSELKSNRVNGLDEIIGDERQWISVRSEIICTYALCGFANFSSLGMVIGGLSSICPSRRADISSLVLRALFTGTCVSLINACIAGILFVPPLDCLEFFRTSFFNTTNIDLQNCCTDLFASTVNNGTISFEGSWSTVTNATLYFTNCCDLFDYTDCN; this is translated from the exons ATGA CAGAAGCCACTGGTACAGCGCTTAAAGTTGTGTCTCATGTTAATGGACTTGGGGTGGTCAATGAGGGATTTGAAACACAg GAGGATGACATTACAGTTAGTAACAGAAGCAGTATCAAAGAGGAGCGCTCAAAAAAAGGATTCGGATTATATTTAAG TAAGGTTTCCAAGCCTCTTAATGCCACAGAGGATTACTTTAATGCTCACGCCAAAACCATCAAATACATTGTACTGGGCTTGCTCGGAGCAG GCTACGTGGCATACTTCATCACAGCCTGCGTATTGGACTTTGAGAGAGCCACTGCCCTTGTGGTCCTCACCAGTTTGGCAGTTGTCGCCAAAGCCTATGACCTTGTGAAGACATACCATGGAGATAACATAACCAAATGTTTCATACCAGctcaaagatgcttcaacaattTCCGGAGATGGATAATAGG AGTTTTCGTTGTTGCGGTGCTGTTCCTGCTAGTGACTTGGCTCGTTGTGGACACAAGCAAGCGACCAGAGCAGCTCATCTCATTTGGAGGGGTCTGCATGTTCATTCTAGTCATTTTCATCTTCTCAGCCCACAGGACAGAG GTGGCATGGAAGTCAGTTTTTTGGGGTCTTGGTTTACAATTCTGTATCGGACTGTTTGTCATAAGGACAGAGCCAGGACTCACAGCCTTCCAATGGCTTGGAGAACACGTGCAG ATATTCTTGAACTACACAAAAGACGGGTCATCATTTGTTTTTGGACCACTAGTATTGGACATCTTCGCATTTCAG GCTTTGCCCATTGTGATATTCTTCAGCAGTGTGATGTCAGTCCTTTATTTCCTTGGAATAATGCAATGGCTCATCATTAAG ATTGCATGGGTAATGCAGATAACGATAGGAACCTCACCCACTGAGACCTTGAGTGTTGCAGGCAACATATTTGTTGGACAG ACTGAAGCCCCATTGCTGATTCGCCCCTATTTGATGGACATGACCAAATCTGAAGTGCATGCTGTCATGGTTGGAGGCTTTGCCACCATTGCAGGAAGTGTGATGGGTGCATTCATCTCATTTGGG ATTGATGCATCCTCTCTGATATCTGCCTCTGTAATGGCTGCCCCATGTGCCTTGGCAATCTCCAAGCTGTCCTATCcggagacagaggagagcaaaTTTACATCAGAGCAAAATATCAAAGTGGCTTGTGg TGATGAACAGAACATTTTGGAAGCAGCTAGCAGTGGAGCATCTACATCAATATGCCTTGTTGCTAATATAGTTGTCAACTTGATAGCATTCCTTGCGATACTGGCATTCATCAATGCATCTCTTGGCTGGCTGGGAGGCCTGGTGGGATTTCCCTCTATCACATTTGAG ATAATCTGTTCCTATGTGTTAATGCCTGTGGCCTTCATGATGGGGATACCATTTGAAGAGAGTTTCATAGTAGCAGAACTCATCGGCACCAAGCTCTTCCTCAATGAGTTTCTGGCATATAAGAAGCTGTCAGAGTTGAAGAGTAACAGAGTCAACGGTCTGGATGAAATTATTGGCGATGAGAGGCAATGGATCTCA GTCAGATCAGAGATCATCTGCACTTATGCTCTGTGTGGATTTGCCAATTTCAGCTCACTAGGGATGGTAATTGGAGGCCTTT CCTCCATATGCCCATCCAGAAGAGCCGACATCTCCTCTTTAGTATTGAGAGCCCTGTTCACTGGGACCTGTGTGTCTCTGATTAATGCCTGTATTGCAG GTATTCTCTTTGTTCCTCCTCTTGACTGTTTGGAATTTTTCAGGACGTCCTTTTTCAACACCACAAATATAGACCTACAAAACTGCTGTACTGATCTCTTTGCAAG CACTGTGAACAATGGGACCATCTCATTTGAGGGCTCCTGGAGCACGGTGACCAACGCCACTTTGTACTTTACGAACTGCTGTGATCTCTTTGATTATACAGATTGTAACTAG
- the slc28a1 gene encoding sodium/nucleoside cotransporter 1 isoform X2, translating into MKATGTALKVVSHVNGLGVVNEGFETQEDDITVSNRSSIKEERSKKGFGLYLSKVSKPLNATEDYFNAHAKTIKYIVLGLLGAGYVAYFITACVLDFERATALVVLTSLAVVAKAYDLVKTYHGDNITKCFIPAQRCFNNFRRWIIGVFVVAVLFLLVTWLVVDTSKRPEQLISFGGVCMFILVIFIFSAHRTEVAWKSVFWGLGLQFCIGLFVIRTEPGLTAFQWLGEHVQIFLNYTKDGSSFVFGPLVLDIFAFQALPIVIFFSSVMSVLYFLGIMQWLIIKIAWVMQITIGTSPTETLSVAGNIFVGQTEAPLLIRPYLMDMTKSEVHAVMVGGFATIAGSVMGAFISFGIDASSLISASVMAAPCALAISKLSYPETEESKFTSEQNIKVACGDEQNILEAASSGASTSICLVANIVVNLIAFLAILAFINASLGWLGGLVGFPSITFEIICSYVLMPVAFMMGIPFEESFIVAELIGTKLFLNEFLAYKKLSELKSNRVNGLDEIIGDERQWISVRSEIICTYALCGFANFSSLGMVIGGLSSICPSRRADISSLVLRALFTGTCVSLINACIAGILFVPPLDCLEFFRTSFFNTTNIDLQNCCTDLFASTVNNGTISFEGSWSTVTNATLYFTNCCDLFDYTDCN; encoded by the exons ATGA AAGCCACTGGTACAGCGCTTAAAGTTGTGTCTCATGTTAATGGACTTGGGGTGGTCAATGAGGGATTTGAAACACAg GAGGATGACATTACAGTTAGTAACAGAAGCAGTATCAAAGAGGAGCGCTCAAAAAAAGGATTCGGATTATATTTAAG TAAGGTTTCCAAGCCTCTTAATGCCACAGAGGATTACTTTAATGCTCACGCCAAAACCATCAAATACATTGTACTGGGCTTGCTCGGAGCAG GCTACGTGGCATACTTCATCACAGCCTGCGTATTGGACTTTGAGAGAGCCACTGCCCTTGTGGTCCTCACCAGTTTGGCAGTTGTCGCCAAAGCCTATGACCTTGTGAAGACATACCATGGAGATAACATAACCAAATGTTTCATACCAGctcaaagatgcttcaacaattTCCGGAGATGGATAATAGG AGTTTTCGTTGTTGCGGTGCTGTTCCTGCTAGTGACTTGGCTCGTTGTGGACACAAGCAAGCGACCAGAGCAGCTCATCTCATTTGGAGGGGTCTGCATGTTCATTCTAGTCATTTTCATCTTCTCAGCCCACAGGACAGAG GTGGCATGGAAGTCAGTTTTTTGGGGTCTTGGTTTACAATTCTGTATCGGACTGTTTGTCATAAGGACAGAGCCAGGACTCACAGCCTTCCAATGGCTTGGAGAACACGTGCAG ATATTCTTGAACTACACAAAAGACGGGTCATCATTTGTTTTTGGACCACTAGTATTGGACATCTTCGCATTTCAG GCTTTGCCCATTGTGATATTCTTCAGCAGTGTGATGTCAGTCCTTTATTTCCTTGGAATAATGCAATGGCTCATCATTAAG ATTGCATGGGTAATGCAGATAACGATAGGAACCTCACCCACTGAGACCTTGAGTGTTGCAGGCAACATATTTGTTGGACAG ACTGAAGCCCCATTGCTGATTCGCCCCTATTTGATGGACATGACCAAATCTGAAGTGCATGCTGTCATGGTTGGAGGCTTTGCCACCATTGCAGGAAGTGTGATGGGTGCATTCATCTCATTTGGG ATTGATGCATCCTCTCTGATATCTGCCTCTGTAATGGCTGCCCCATGTGCCTTGGCAATCTCCAAGCTGTCCTATCcggagacagaggagagcaaaTTTACATCAGAGCAAAATATCAAAGTGGCTTGTGg TGATGAACAGAACATTTTGGAAGCAGCTAGCAGTGGAGCATCTACATCAATATGCCTTGTTGCTAATATAGTTGTCAACTTGATAGCATTCCTTGCGATACTGGCATTCATCAATGCATCTCTTGGCTGGCTGGGAGGCCTGGTGGGATTTCCCTCTATCACATTTGAG ATAATCTGTTCCTATGTGTTAATGCCTGTGGCCTTCATGATGGGGATACCATTTGAAGAGAGTTTCATAGTAGCAGAACTCATCGGCACCAAGCTCTTCCTCAATGAGTTTCTGGCATATAAGAAGCTGTCAGAGTTGAAGAGTAACAGAGTCAACGGTCTGGATGAAATTATTGGCGATGAGAGGCAATGGATCTCA GTCAGATCAGAGATCATCTGCACTTATGCTCTGTGTGGATTTGCCAATTTCAGCTCACTAGGGATGGTAATTGGAGGCCTTT CCTCCATATGCCCATCCAGAAGAGCCGACATCTCCTCTTTAGTATTGAGAGCCCTGTTCACTGGGACCTGTGTGTCTCTGATTAATGCCTGTATTGCAG GTATTCTCTTTGTTCCTCCTCTTGACTGTTTGGAATTTTTCAGGACGTCCTTTTTCAACACCACAAATATAGACCTACAAAACTGCTGTACTGATCTCTTTGCAAG CACTGTGAACAATGGGACCATCTCATTTGAGGGCTCCTGGAGCACGGTGACCAACGCCACTTTGTACTTTACGAACTGCTGTGATCTCTTTGATTATACAGATTGTAACTAG